Proteins encoded by one window of Hafnia alvei:
- a CDS encoding glycoside-pentoside-hexuronide (GPH):cation symporter has protein sequence MNENKLSVKEKIGYGMGDAGCNMIGGAIMMFLSYFYTDIFGLAPALVGVLLLSVRVLDAVTDPIMGAIADRTQTRWGRFRPYLLWVSFPYVIFSVLMFTTPEWTYNSKVIYAFVTYFLMSLTYTAINIPYCSLGGVITADPKERVSCQSYRFIMVGIATLILSSTLLPMADWFGGEDKAKGYQMAMGVLALIGLFMFLFCFATVRERIKPAVPSNDALKQDLRDVWKNDQWVRILLLTFCNVCPGFIRMAATMYYVVWVMEKSTHFATLFISLGVIGMMFGSALAKPLTDRYCKLKVFFWTNIVLAIFSCGFYWVNPHATTLVLVLYFLLNILHQLPSPLHWSLMADVDDYGEWKTGKRSTGISFSGNLFFLKVGLAVAGAMVGFLLSAYGYDAGAARQSDSAVGGIILLFTIIPGIGYLITAGVVRLLKVDRNMMIQIQSDLAKRRENYQELNALIDAKQAKPHTV, from the coding sequence ATGAATGAAAACAAGCTCTCGGTAAAAGAAAAGATCGGGTACGGAATGGGGGATGCGGGTTGCAACATGATCGGCGGTGCCATCATGATGTTCCTGAGCTATTTCTACACCGATATCTTCGGTTTAGCTCCCGCATTAGTTGGCGTGTTGCTCCTCTCAGTGCGTGTTTTGGATGCCGTTACCGACCCGATTATGGGCGCTATTGCCGACCGCACTCAAACCCGCTGGGGGCGCTTTCGTCCTTATCTACTCTGGGTATCATTCCCTTACGTCATTTTCAGCGTATTGATGTTTACCACCCCAGAATGGACTTATAACAGCAAAGTTATCTATGCGTTCGTGACCTATTTCCTGATGTCACTGACCTATACCGCCATCAATATTCCTTATTGCTCACTGGGCGGCGTTATCACCGCCGATCCCAAAGAGCGGGTTTCCTGCCAGTCTTACCGTTTCATCATGGTTGGGATCGCCACGTTGATTTTGTCTTCTACCCTTCTGCCAATGGCGGATTGGTTTGGCGGCGAAGATAAAGCGAAAGGCTATCAGATGGCGATGGGCGTGCTGGCGCTGATCGGTCTCTTCATGTTTCTGTTCTGCTTTGCCACCGTTCGCGAGCGTATAAAACCCGCAGTTCCCAGTAATGATGCTCTGAAACAAGATTTACGCGACGTATGGAAGAACGATCAGTGGGTACGTATTCTGCTACTCACGTTCTGCAACGTCTGCCCGGGCTTTATTCGCATGGCCGCAACCATGTATTACGTGGTGTGGGTAATGGAAAAAAGCACGCATTTCGCCACTCTGTTTATCAGCTTGGGCGTGATTGGCATGATGTTCGGCAGTGCGCTGGCGAAACCGTTAACCGATCGCTACTGCAAACTTAAGGTCTTCTTCTGGACCAATATCGTGCTCGCGATCTTCTCCTGTGGCTTCTATTGGGTAAACCCTCACGCGACCACTCTGGTTCTAGTGCTCTATTTCTTGCTCAATATCCTGCACCAGCTCCCTTCCCCGCTGCACTGGTCGCTGATGGCCGACGTTGACGACTACGGCGAATGGAAAACCGGTAAGCGCAGCACCGGGATCAGCTTCTCAGGCAACCTATTCTTCCTCAAAGTCGGATTAGCCGTGGCAGGTGCGATGGTGGGATTCTTACTTTCAGCTTACGGCTACGACGCCGGTGCAGCACGTCAGAGCGACAGCGCCGTAGGCGGCATTATCCTGCTTTTCACCATCATTCCGGGGATTGGCTATTTGATTACCGCAGGTGTTGTGCGCCTATTGAAAGTTGACCGCAATATGATGATTCAAATTCAGAGCGATCTGGCTAAACGCCGTGAAAACTATCAAGAGCTCAATGCGCTAATCGATGCCAAACAGGCGAAGCCACATACCGTTTAA
- a CDS encoding family 43 glycosylhydrolase codes for MTVFPNPLIEQRADPYIHLHQDGWYYFIASVPEYDRLELRRAQTLEQLADAKPVTIWRKPENGPMSHLIWAPELHFFNGQWVIYFAAAHSPEIKEALFQHRMFALTCNDADPLSGNWIERGRVITPLDTFSLDATSFEYQGKRYYLWAQKDPEIYGNSNLYLAELENAWTIKGQPVMLSKPELEWETCGFWVNEGPAVIRRGGRVFITYSASATDENYCMGLLWVKDGADILDASQWHKMQKPVFGTARHNRQFGPGHNSFTQTKEGDDVLVYHARNYTEIEGDPLYDPNRHTRIKIFAWDEQGMPVFGEPLADNR; via the coding sequence ATGACCGTTTTTCCTAACCCGCTGATTGAACAGCGCGCCGATCCCTATATTCATTTGCATCAGGATGGTTGGTATTACTTCATCGCTTCGGTGCCCGAATACGATCGCTTGGAGCTACGTCGCGCCCAAACGCTAGAACAACTGGCCGACGCGAAACCCGTGACGATTTGGCGCAAGCCAGAAAATGGCCCAATGAGCCACCTGATTTGGGCGCCAGAGCTGCATTTCTTCAATGGGCAATGGGTGATTTATTTTGCCGCCGCACATTCGCCAGAGATTAAAGAAGCGTTATTCCAGCATCGAATGTTCGCTCTAACCTGCAACGACGCCGATCCGCTAAGCGGAAACTGGATTGAGCGCGGCAGAGTCATCACGCCGCTGGATACATTTTCACTCGATGCCACCAGTTTTGAATACCAAGGTAAACGCTATTATCTTTGGGCGCAGAAAGATCCTGAGATTTACGGTAACTCTAATCTTTACCTCGCTGAGCTTGAAAACGCATGGACGATAAAAGGCCAACCAGTGATGTTGAGCAAACCTGAACTGGAATGGGAAACGTGCGGTTTTTGGGTCAACGAAGGGCCTGCGGTCATTCGTCGTGGGGGAAGAGTTTTTATCACTTACTCCGCCAGCGCCACCGATGAAAACTATTGTATGGGGCTGCTATGGGTGAAAGACGGCGCCGACATTCTAGACGCCTCTCAGTGGCATAAAATGCAAAAGCCCGTATTTGGCACCGCACGCCATAACCGCCAATTTGGTCCGGGGCATAACAGTTTTACGCAAACCAAAGAGGGGGATGACGTACTGGTTTACCACGCCCGTAACTACACTGAAATCGAAGGCGATCCGTTGTATGACCCCAACCGCCACACGCGTATCAAAATCTTTGCGTGGGATGAGCAAGGGATGCCAGTGTTTGGGGAGCCGTTGGCGGATAATAGGTAG
- the ampE gene encoding beta-lactamase regulator AmpE, which produces MTLFSLLLVLAWERLFKLGHHWQIDHRFEPVFRMGSGASLLKTLLMAIVWMAVVFAALWAAHGMFFGVLSLALWIIIALFCIGAGEIRKHYRAYLAAARKGDEHATDQMATELALIHGLPTDCTADVRLRELQNALVWINFRFYLAPLFWFVVAGPYGPVALAGYAMLRAYQTWLTRQASPLLRAQSGVDLILNWLDWIPVRLAGVTYALLGHGERALPAWIASLGDVHTSQYKVLTNLAQFSLARDPHLDPIKTPRAAVTLARKITMVLLVVVALLTIYGALM; this is translated from the coding sequence ATGACTCTGTTTTCGTTGTTACTGGTATTAGCGTGGGAGCGTTTGTTTAAGCTCGGCCACCATTGGCAAATCGATCACCGTTTTGAGCCGGTATTTCGCATGGGTTCGGGTGCATCGTTGCTCAAAACATTGCTGATGGCGATTGTTTGGATGGCGGTGGTGTTTGCCGCTTTGTGGGCTGCACACGGCATGTTCTTCGGTGTGCTGTCATTGGCGCTGTGGATTATCATTGCGCTGTTTTGTATTGGTGCCGGTGAGATCCGTAAGCACTATCGAGCCTATCTGGCGGCTGCTCGCAAAGGCGATGAACATGCCACCGATCAGATGGCGACTGAGCTGGCCTTGATTCATGGTTTACCGACGGATTGCACGGCTGATGTTCGTTTGCGTGAACTGCAAAATGCGCTGGTTTGGATTAACTTTCGTTTCTATCTCGCGCCGCTATTTTGGTTTGTGGTAGCCGGTCCTTATGGCCCCGTTGCATTAGCAGGATATGCCATGCTACGTGCTTACCAAACATGGCTAACACGTCAGGCTTCACCGCTATTGCGCGCACAATCAGGCGTGGATTTGATACTGAACTGGCTTGATTGGATCCCCGTGCGTTTAGCCGGTGTGACCTATGCGCTGCTAGGCCATGGTGAAAGGGCGCTGCCAGCATGGATCGCGTCACTGGGTGATGTTCATACGTCGCAATATAAAGTGCTGACTAATTTGGCTCAGTTCTCCTTAGCGCGCGATCCACATCTCGATCCGATTAAGACGCCGCGTGCGGCGGTAACGTTAGCGCGAAAGATCACTATGGTGTTGCTGGTGGTTGTGGCGCTGCTGACGATTTATGGGGCGTTAATGTAG
- the ampD gene encoding 1,6-anhydro-N-acetylmuramyl-L-alanine amidase AmpD has translation MRLKDGWIVGVERVPSPHFDDRPDGEEPSLLVVHNISLPPGEFGGPYISQLFTGTLRADEHPFFAEIQHLRVSAHCLIRRDGTVIQYVPFNRRAWHAGVSCFEGRERCNDFSIGIELEGTDSQMFEPEQYRKLAEINALLMDEYPITPQRVTGHSDIAPGRKTDPGPMFFWDEYRQILSRYIKNK, from the coding sequence ATGCGATTAAAAGACGGCTGGATTGTTGGCGTTGAGCGCGTGCCTTCGCCTCATTTTGACGATCGCCCAGATGGTGAAGAGCCGTCATTGCTGGTGGTTCATAATATTAGCTTACCGCCGGGTGAGTTTGGCGGGCCGTATATCAGCCAGCTTTTTACCGGGACATTACGTGCCGATGAGCATCCTTTTTTTGCTGAAATTCAGCATTTACGTGTCTCAGCACACTGCCTGATTCGCCGCGATGGAACTGTGATTCAATATGTGCCTTTTAATCGCCGAGCGTGGCATGCGGGAGTCTCTTGTTTTGAAGGGCGTGAACGCTGCAATGATTTTTCGATTGGCATTGAGTTAGAGGGCACGGATTCCCAAATGTTTGAGCCCGAGCAGTATCGCAAGCTGGCTGAAATTAACGCATTGCTGATGGATGAATACCCGATAACGCCTCAGCGTGTGACTGGACATAGCGATATTGCGCCAGGACGAAAAACCGATCCAGGCCCAATGTTTTTCTGGGATGAATATCGCCAGATTTTAAGTCGTTACATAAAAAATAAATAA
- the nadC gene encoding carboxylating nicotinate-nucleotide diphosphorylase, which yields MPTRRYSADTRRAELLERIENDIPYAVSLALREDLGGEVDADRDISAQLLPNDREATATIITREAGVFCGVRWLEEVFLQLGRKVTIEWQVKDGDTLVPNQCLCKLTGPARILLTGERTALNFLQTLSGVSTTVSHYVKILAGTKTQLLDTRKTIPGMRTALKYAVLCGGGSNHRLGLSDAFLIKENHIIAAGSIKKAVEQAFWMHTDVPVEVEVESIDELREALDAGADIIMLDNFTTDMMREAVALTGDLAQLEVSGNVTDETLREFAETGVDFISVGALTKHIKALDLSMRFQ from the coding sequence ATGCCGACACGCCGCTACAGCGCCGATACGCGCCGAGCCGAGCTGTTAGAACGTATTGAAAACGACATCCCTTACGCGGTGTCTCTGGCTCTACGAGAAGATCTAGGCGGCGAGGTAGACGCTGACCGTGATATCTCTGCGCAACTATTGCCAAACGATAGGGAAGCCACCGCCACCATCATCACCCGTGAAGCCGGTGTGTTTTGCGGCGTTCGCTGGTTAGAAGAAGTTTTTCTGCAGCTAGGGCGGAAAGTCACTATCGAGTGGCAAGTGAAAGATGGTGACACATTGGTTCCAAATCAATGCCTGTGTAAACTGACCGGCCCTGCCCGCATCCTACTGACCGGCGAAAGAACCGCGTTGAACTTTTTACAAACGCTCAGCGGCGTATCAACAACGGTCAGCCACTATGTGAAGATTTTGGCCGGAACAAAAACGCAGCTGCTCGACACGCGAAAAACCATCCCCGGTATGCGAACCGCGCTGAAGTATGCGGTATTGTGCGGCGGCGGAAGCAACCACCGCCTTGGGCTTTCTGACGCTTTCCTAATTAAAGAAAACCACATCATCGCCGCCGGTTCGATAAAAAAAGCCGTCGAACAAGCATTTTGGATGCATACCGATGTGCCGGTCGAAGTGGAAGTCGAATCCATCGACGAGCTCAGAGAGGCGCTGGATGCCGGAGCCGATATTATCATGCTCGATAATTTCACCACCGATATGATGCGTGAAGCCGTGGCGCTAACCGGCGATCTCGCCCAGCTAGAGGTGTCTGGCAATGTGACCGATGAAACGCTGCGCGAGTTTGCTGAAACCGGCGTTGATTTCATTTCGGTCGGAGCCCTCACCAAACATATTAAAGCGCTCGATCTCTCCATGCGTTTTCAGTAG
- the ppdD gene encoding prepilin peptidase-dependent pilin, with translation MQQTTIPHLIAHHQSGFTLIELMVVIAIIAILSAAGIPAYQSYIQKAAMTDMLQAMMPYKTAIELCALEQGSLSECNIGASGIPQSKSTTYVSSLNVSQGIITAVGQQALKGLTASLTPQFDSTSGDLSWQKNCQASGENSALVTACEQVLRFPSAGGSQ, from the coding sequence ATGCAGCAAACAACGATTCCTCACTTAATAGCCCATCATCAAAGCGGCTTTACCCTCATTGAGCTAATGGTCGTGATCGCCATCATCGCCATTCTCAGCGCCGCAGGCATTCCGGCGTACCAAAGCTATATCCAAAAAGCGGCGATGACCGACATGTTACAGGCCATGATGCCCTATAAAACGGCGATTGAGCTGTGCGCACTGGAACAAGGTAGCCTCTCTGAATGCAATATCGGGGCGAGTGGTATCCCTCAAAGTAAAAGTACAACGTATGTCAGCAGCCTCAACGTGTCTCAAGGCATTATCACTGCGGTAGGGCAGCAGGCGTTAAAAGGATTAACCGCATCGCTCACACCACAGTTTGACAGCACCAGCGGAGATCTCAGTTGGCAAAAAAACTGTCAGGCGTCGGGTGAAAACAGCGCACTTGTCACCGCCTGCGAGCAGGTTCTGCGCTTCCCATCCGCAGGAGGCTCTCAGTGA
- a CDS encoding ATPase, T2SS/T4P/T4SS family, with translation MIEADSQAIQIAGPHAVAPSKLIDAIKFASGKSVVWHVWGVAQLESAQQHHATVLNPPDSTGDDVKTKQLLEYIIQQALKRRASDIHLEPRRDGLSVRLRIDGVLQPLRIPSGSETLRIIPRLKVMAELDIAERRIPQDGQLNIALNAQSATFRISTLPTRLGEKVVLRQVQDGAQPFELDDLGFEPQALSTFKSTLSKPQGLILVTGPTGSGKTATLYSSLNYLHSPEINICSVEDPVESPLEGVNQTAINTKAALGFTTVLRALLRQDPDVIMIGEIRDAETAEIAVNAAQTGHLVLSTLHTNSASETLVRLSQLNVKPYLIAASLSLVIAQRLVRKLCQHCRQRDHTAQKLTPSQWQGDEFHHWIAVGCEHCFNGYYGRKAVYEILPISREIQHALLAHASALDIYSLSQQQGVVSLWQAGLQLAHRGETSLAEVVRVLGSHYADNTR, from the coding sequence ATGATCGAAGCTGATAGCCAAGCGATCCAGATCGCAGGGCCTCACGCAGTGGCTCCGAGCAAACTCATCGACGCAATAAAATTCGCCAGCGGGAAATCCGTCGTTTGGCATGTGTGGGGCGTAGCCCAGCTAGAGTCAGCCCAACAACATCATGCAACAGTATTAAACCCACCAGACAGCACCGGTGATGATGTTAAAACCAAGCAGTTACTCGAATATATTATTCAGCAAGCGCTCAAGCGAAGAGCCTCAGACATCCATCTTGAACCTAGACGAGACGGCCTAAGCGTTCGCCTACGCATTGATGGCGTATTACAGCCGCTGCGGATCCCGAGCGGCAGCGAAACTCTGCGCATCATCCCTCGGCTAAAAGTGATGGCTGAACTGGATATCGCGGAACGCCGCATTCCACAGGATGGGCAACTTAACATCGCGCTAAATGCCCAGAGCGCAACCTTTCGTATTTCCACCCTGCCCACTCGGCTTGGTGAAAAAGTGGTACTGCGTCAGGTGCAAGATGGGGCTCAGCCTTTCGAACTCGACGACTTGGGGTTCGAACCCCAAGCGCTTAGCACGTTTAAATCCACATTGAGCAAACCTCAGGGGCTGATTTTAGTCACAGGGCCAACGGGAAGTGGAAAAACAGCCACGCTCTATAGCAGCCTTAACTATTTGCATTCGCCAGAGATCAACATTTGCAGCGTAGAAGATCCGGTTGAGTCGCCGTTGGAAGGTGTCAACCAAACCGCAATTAACACCAAAGCCGCGCTCGGATTTACCACCGTCCTACGTGCGCTGCTGCGTCAAGACCCCGATGTAATTATGATCGGCGAGATCCGCGATGCTGAAACGGCGGAGATTGCTGTCAATGCAGCACAAACGGGGCATCTGGTGCTATCTACACTACATACCAATTCTGCTAGCGAAACGCTGGTGCGTTTATCTCAGCTAAATGTTAAGCCTTACCTTATCGCCGCCAGTTTGAGCCTCGTTATCGCACAGCGGCTGGTGCGCAAACTTTGTCAGCATTGTCGCCAACGCGATCACACCGCTCAAAAACTCACCCCCAGCCAGTGGCAAGGCGATGAGTTTCATCACTGGATAGCCGTTGGCTGCGAGCACTGCTTCAACGGTTACTATGGTCGAAAAGCGGTTTACGAAATCTTGCCGATTTCCCGTGAAATCCAACACGCGCTGCTCGCTCATGCCTCCGCGCTAGACATTTACTCGCTGTCACAGCAACAAGGCGTTGTGTCGCTATGGCAGGCAGGTCTTCAGCTTGCTCATCGAGGAGAAACCTCACTCGCGGAAGTCGTGCGTGTATTGGGTAGTCATTATGCTGACAACACACGGTGA
- the hofC gene encoding protein transport protein HofC — protein sequence MAYALFTWLAIDPAQQLQTGICLAKQKDQAFLQLQRQDLTPLKMQRQYSLRPLAWKNADCIHVIEQLATLLHAGLPLAKCLLMLSEDHPHLHWRCLLQRLAQQVSMGTPLSEAMVTFSDIFPPVYSKTIATAELTGRLDQSCFALAEQQKRQAELKAKIGKALRYPALLLSVTLVVIVIMLVWVLPQFSDLYRSFNAPLPAFTRALMACSQMLIQHAPSIVGINTSAALLMLWRYQRSPSFRKQTQRMLLRLPIIGCLISTANLSQLFFSLAMTQQAGLPLLKGLDNAAQAQQNPIFRQAVEDVSQNLQQGDALSVAIKQQSVFPTLCFQLIRVGEESGGLDHMMSRLAQHYQHQANSLSDALAQMVEPIMMVIMGIVVGGLVLAMYLPIFQLGSVLQ from the coding sequence ATGGCTTATGCGCTCTTCACGTGGTTAGCGATAGATCCCGCGCAACAATTGCAAACGGGCATCTGTCTCGCCAAACAAAAAGATCAGGCATTTTTACAGCTACAGAGACAAGACCTCACACCGTTAAAAATGCAGCGGCAGTATAGCCTGCGCCCCTTGGCGTGGAAGAATGCCGATTGCATTCATGTTATCGAACAGCTCGCCACGTTGCTGCATGCGGGATTACCTTTGGCTAAATGCCTACTGATGCTGTCAGAAGATCACCCACATCTGCATTGGCGGTGCTTACTTCAACGACTTGCACAGCAGGTGAGTATGGGTACTCCTCTTTCAGAAGCGATGGTCACTTTCTCAGACATCTTTCCTCCGGTGTATAGCAAAACCATTGCCACGGCAGAATTGACAGGAAGGCTGGATCAAAGCTGTTTTGCGCTAGCAGAACAGCAGAAGCGCCAAGCCGAACTCAAAGCCAAGATCGGCAAAGCGTTGCGCTATCCCGCTCTCTTACTCAGCGTCACACTGGTCGTGATCGTCATTATGCTGGTTTGGGTATTACCGCAATTTTCCGATCTCTACCGAAGTTTTAATGCCCCCTTGCCTGCGTTCACGCGCGCATTGATGGCTTGCTCTCAGATGCTAATTCAGCATGCGCCATCGATTGTTGGGATTAACACTTCAGCAGCGCTTCTGATGTTGTGGCGCTATCAGCGCTCTCCATCATTCAGAAAACAAACCCAGCGAATGTTATTACGGTTACCCATCATCGGTTGTTTGATATCAACGGCAAATCTTAGCCAGCTCTTTTTCAGTCTCGCCATGACCCAACAGGCAGGATTGCCGCTATTAAAAGGGTTAGATAATGCGGCTCAGGCGCAGCAGAATCCTATTTTTCGGCAGGCAGTCGAAGATGTGAGCCAGAATTTACAGCAGGGAGATGCCCTAAGCGTCGCCATAAAACAACAGTCAGTATTTCCAACGCTGTGTTTTCAACTAATACGAGTCGGTGAGGAATCCGGCGGGCTTGACCACATGATGTCGCGCTTGGCACAGCATTATCAGCATCAGGCTAATAGCCTAAGCGACGCGCTGGCACAGATGGTAGAACCTATCATGATGGTGATTATGGGTATTGTTGTTGGCGGCTTAGTGCTTGCAATGTATCTCCCTATTTTTCAGTTGGGCAGCGTATTGCAATAA
- a CDS encoding GMP reductase: MRIEEDLKLGFKDVLIRPKRSTLKSRSEVELEREYTFKHSGWKWSGVPVIAANMDTVGTFRMAEALASFDVLTAVHKHYTVEQWQQFVQRSSESVLRHVMVSTGTSEADFVKMKQILALSPSLKFICIDVANGYSEHFVAFLRKAREACPDKVICAGNVVTGEMVEELILSGADIVKVGIGPGSVCTTRVKTGVGYPQLSAVIECADAAHGLGGQIVSDGGCTVPGDVAKAFGGGADFVMLGGMLAGHDECEGRIVEDESGDKFMLFYGMSSESAMNRHVGGVAGYRAAEGKTVRLPLRGPVDNTVRDILGGLRSACTYVGAERLKELTKRTTFIRVAEQENRVYGSN; the protein is encoded by the coding sequence ATGCGTATTGAAGAAGATCTGAAGTTAGGCTTTAAAGATGTCCTGATCCGCCCTAAGCGTTCAACCTTAAAAAGCCGTTCTGAAGTTGAGCTGGAGCGTGAGTACACCTTTAAGCATTCAGGATGGAAGTGGTCCGGCGTTCCGGTTATCGCAGCCAATATGGATACGGTAGGCACTTTCCGCATGGCAGAAGCGCTCGCTTCTTTCGATGTTCTGACCGCCGTTCATAAACATTACACCGTAGAACAGTGGCAGCAGTTCGTTCAGCGTTCGTCTGAAAGCGTACTGCGTCATGTTATGGTTTCTACCGGTACCTCTGAAGCTGACTTCGTGAAGATGAAGCAGATTCTGGCTTTATCCCCATCACTGAAATTTATCTGTATCGACGTTGCTAATGGTTATTCAGAGCACTTTGTGGCATTCCTGCGTAAAGCGCGCGAAGCATGCCCAGATAAAGTGATCTGTGCGGGTAACGTTGTGACCGGTGAAATGGTCGAAGAGCTGATTTTGTCCGGCGCAGACATCGTAAAAGTCGGCATCGGGCCGGGGTCAGTCTGCACCACACGTGTGAAAACCGGCGTTGGCTATCCACAGCTGTCCGCCGTGATTGAATGTGCCGATGCTGCGCATGGTCTGGGTGGGCAAATTGTATCCGACGGTGGTTGCACCGTTCCGGGTGATGTGGCTAAAGCTTTCGGCGGTGGCGCTGATTTCGTAATGCTGGGTGGTATGCTGGCTGGGCATGATGAATGTGAAGGCCGTATCGTTGAAGACGAAAGCGGTGATAAATTCATGCTGTTCTACGGCATGAGCTCTGAATCTGCCATGAATCGCCACGTTGGCGGTGTGGCTGGCTATCGTGCCGCTGAAGGCAAAACCGTGCGCCTCCCGCTGCGTGGACCGGTAGATAACACCGTTCGTGATATCTTGGGTGGCCTGCGCTCAGCGTGTACCTATGTGGGTGCAGAGCGTTTGAAAGAGCTGACCAAGCGCACCACCTTTATCCGCGTTGCGGAACAGGAAAACCGCGTTTACGGTTCTAACTAA
- the coaE gene encoding dephospho-CoA kinase (Dephospho-CoA kinase (CoaE) performs the final step in coenzyme A biosynthesis.): MTYIVALTGGIGSGKSTVADAFSQLGVPVVDADVIARQVVAVGAPALQKIAAHFGQKILLGDGSLNRALLREIIFNQPQEKRWLNSLLHPMIHQETQRQLATIDAPYALWVVPLLIENGLTQRAQRVLVVDVDPEVQLQRTMARDGVSREQAANILAAQATRSQRLAYADDIIENSGSPETIAPRVASLHRHYLDLAAATQQDPHHE, from the coding sequence ATGACCTACATCGTTGCATTAACCGGTGGGATCGGCAGTGGTAAAAGCACTGTCGCGGATGCGTTCAGCCAGTTGGGCGTTCCCGTTGTTGATGCCGACGTCATTGCCAGACAGGTCGTAGCCGTTGGCGCTCCCGCGCTACAAAAAATTGCCGCACATTTCGGTCAGAAGATATTGCTGGGTGATGGCTCATTAAATCGGGCATTACTGCGAGAAATTATTTTTAATCAGCCGCAGGAAAAAAGGTGGCTCAACAGCCTGCTGCATCCCATGATCCATCAAGAGACGCAGCGTCAACTCGCCACTATTGATGCCCCTTACGCGTTATGGGTAGTTCCTCTGTTGATTGAAAACGGATTAACTCAGCGAGCACAGCGCGTGTTGGTGGTTGACGTTGATCCTGAAGTACAGCTTCAGCGGACAATGGCTCGCGACGGTGTTTCTCGCGAACAAGCCGCAAACATTTTGGCAGCTCAGGCCACACGTTCACAACGTTTAGCCTATGCTGATGATATTATTGAGAACAGCGGTAGCCCTGAAACCATCGCGCCGCGCGTTGCCTCACTGCATCGTCACTATCTAGATCTGGCGGCAGCGACCCAACAGGATCCACACCATGAGTGA
- the zapD gene encoding cell division protein ZapD has protein sequence MSDTSTTVLFEHPLNEKMRTWLRIDFLLQQLQQHRHLQDITGALAFFRTTADLLDVLERGEVRTELLKELERQQRKLLQWTEVPGVDQEMIRQLRSQLKNQAATLMAAPRIGQQLREDRLIALVRQRLGIPGGCCSFDLPTLHIWLHQPQEIRDELVDSWLISLEPLSATLTLILNLIRNSGVFKPMISLNGFYQDNAEDADLLRMNIALNLQVYPQVSGHKTRFAIRFLPLDSEQGTVPERLQFELACC, from the coding sequence ATGAGTGATACATCTACGACTGTTTTGTTTGAACATCCGCTAAATGAAAAGATGCGTACTTGGCTACGAATTGATTTTCTACTTCAGCAATTACAGCAACATAGACATCTACAAGATATCACTGGCGCCCTTGCCTTTTTTCGTACCACGGCCGATTTGCTTGATGTTCTAGAGCGCGGCGAAGTGCGCACCGAGCTGTTAAAAGAGCTTGAGCGCCAGCAGCGAAAACTTCTGCAATGGACTGAAGTTCCCGGCGTCGATCAGGAGATGATCCGCCAATTACGTAGCCAACTGAAAAATCAGGCCGCCACATTGATGGCTGCGCCGCGTATTGGCCAACAGCTGCGTGAAGATCGTCTTATCGCCTTGGTTCGTCAGCGTTTGGGTATCCCCGGTGGTTGCTGTAGTTTTGACCTGCCAACGCTGCACATTTGGCTTCATCAGCCGCAAGAAATTCGTGACGAACTCGTCGACTCTTGGCTCATCTCCCTTGAACCATTGTCCGCAACGCTAACGTTAATTCTAAACTTAATCCGTAACTCTGGCGTGTTCAAACCGATGATCAGCCTCAACGGTTTTTATCAGGATAACGCGGAAGATGCCGATCTGCTGCGAATGAATATTGCGTTGAATTTGCAGGTATACCCGCAGGTTTCTGGCCACAAAACGCGTTTTGCGATCCGCTTCTTACCGCTTGATAGCGAGCAAGGAACTGTTCCAGAACGTTTGCAGTTTGAACTGGCCTGCTGCTAA
- the yacG gene encoding DNA gyrase inhibitor YacG: MTDETMTVNCPICGKSVIWGEQSPYRPFCCKRCQLIDLGEWADEEKRIPSNSDLSESDDWSEEL; this comes from the coding sequence ATGACAGATGAAACTATGACGGTGAACTGCCCTATCTGCGGCAAATCCGTAATTTGGGGCGAGCAAAGCCCATATCGCCCTTTCTGCTGCAAGCGCTGCCAGCTGATTGACCTTGGCGAATGGGCCGATGAAGAGAAACGCATTCCGAGCAATTCAGATCTTTCAGAAAGCGATGACTGGAGTGAAGAGCTGTAA